AACAAAGAGATCGTAATGATATTAAATCTTATATTATGATATCTTGACGCTATATAATTCACAGGACGACAAGAATATtgaaaatctaaatattataatcttatttCAAAATGCAACATTATTAATGTAATACTCGATGAATCGActattttctatatattattcGTTATTGTATTTATTACAATATATTACTTTCTCACACGATTGCTTACTACATACccaatatattttgtaaatggaTATTTCTAGtgagattttaaaaaattatctcaatatttatcatatttccACTCAAAATCCTACCAATTCTATAGAAAAGTCCAAACTATTAATCCATAATTACCTGTTTCCCAAAGACTCAAGTTTTATAACCCATTcatagatttttcaaattttaacaagtttattttaaaactcaaatctTAAGTTTATAAAACCCAATTCGAAGctttaagatattttattttatataatatgtttaattgaattagtatataaatacacgaatttaattaaaaatataaaattaaagatatttaagttttataatttatttttaaaaaaagctaTTGCTAAAACTTTCATGCAATATAGTCTtcattcaccatttaaaaatattctatgtatttttaatttttaaattgaaaagaatgtttcgtaaataaaataaaaatttgttttcacaTCAAAATATGTTCgtcatttttatataaaaaatcactAGGTTTAAATAGATTCAAAGTAGTATAAGTGGATTATTTtctatacaatatatatatatttaaatttattaattatatttcatgTTATATTCACTGTGTCTTCGATGTCTAAGAACATGTTTGATATGAAGGTAAAacttaattgttaaataatataaacaaaaacgATATTACTCATTGACGagatatgtaattttttaatgaaaatggtgCTTCGCTAGAAGAGTGTATATGTTTggttattaataaaataatgcgTTTAGGACAATTGACttttaaagttacaaaataatcatataatttatctttttaattttttaaaaatctaaaaccgTTAAATACTTAACAGTTGACTGATGCAGCTGTTAGgttaatgatttattattttaatatttatgcttaatacatattatttacatgtcatataataattaaaaagaaagtatCCAATGCCGGTTGAGTTTTAGCTTGATTGATATgagcattgttgtcaatgtaagaTGACTGGggtttgagtgcgctgaagtgcattattctcctatttattaGTTGGGAAGGAGTTATGGCTTGGATTGGGTGTTTTTGTATctgggttaattttttaattattatatgaaatggaaatgttgtgtattaaaaatatatgtaaaagaaataagttATCAATTTATAGCCACATCAACTAATTATTAaggacttaaataaaaaaaataactcaagtgattattttataactttttaaaatcaggtgatttaaaaagaaagtttttaataattaggtgactatttatgtaatttataggTAGGACTAGTTCTTCGATGTTGCGGCTTGAAAAGTGTTATTAGTAAAAATACTACAGTAAAATACGGTAAAAAAAATGTGATTGGTTAATTTTAGGTATCTAGAATTGCTGTAAAAGAATTGTggtaaaaatgttttttttatttttttatttggtgcCAATGAATAGATCCTATTTTTAGCTGCCATTGAGTTGACCCTGTTCTATAGCCAATCCCGATTGTTGATGCAGTGGATGCCTACTTCTCTTTGAAGCATTTGAATATCCCCCATTAAAGGCTGGTGTTGCTCCACTGAAGGCTGATTACTTCTCCACATTGTAAAAGTGGTGGTGTCGGCAGTAGTCCTTGGGCTAAACTTGTAGGCTCTGTGAACATTGGCTAAGAGGTGCATTATTCAGGATCTCTGTATTTCTGAAACCAAGGCCTCCATATGAGACGTGTCCCAATTACACACATGCAATTTCCATTGATCCAAGCTATGTCCCTATCAGAAGCATTGCAGTATATGATCGATTTTATCGATGATGCACTTTGGTGCCTtaaaaagcaagaaaatagGTAAATAAGAATAGAGGATAAGATTGATCGGATTAGTGTACGTCTTTCACCACTTAAATTGAAGGtggaaagttaaaatatttatttcagatATTCTATTAAACAGTTTATATCatatctaaataatttaataaaattttacatgaaataaaaatttatatacctcttgaatgattaatataaattatttataaaattaatgatacattgaatatttttaaaattataaaataaaactaatataaaagTATTTCGATAATGCATAAATTTCCGACATCTTGAAAGCACTTTACCAAGTATTTTACATTGCTTTTgggattaaaaaaattttgaaacaaaaaaaggataaaataacCCCATAATCATAGGGCAAAACTTGAATATAATTGTTGCCACCACTTAAATACACAATCCTACCTTAATATAGCTAAgccatttaaaaataaaaatccttaaaatttGATTTCGTATATTAGAAAAGCTTTGTAGCCAGTTAAGTATTAACTCTATTATACATAATCTTAGATTTAGTATTAAACTCTATAgtcaattgagtcttaattcTATTAGCACGAACATTAATGTCAGTAAAGCTATAAGTAATTCTAAGTAttgtataaaagaaaaatatcaaaacatatttggagattgttaaaaattatataaattaagcgCCTGTACTCCACTTCGACTCGCAAGGCACAAAGTTgttcaaaacatataaaaaaaccCACCAAGAAAAAGCTGACCAAAACATTAAGCAACAACCCGACCAAAACCACTATAGAAAGAACCAAAGCCCTGGTCGAAACATTGTTAGATCTCAGCTCAACTGCGAAAAACAAGTAAAACACAgtacataatttaaacaaaaacaagttaGCTATGGTACATCACATTTCGGTACAAAGCTCAATATACCTACAACACAATTCATCAACGAATTCAATGTTCCCAAACAACTGATGGTGTTCATGAACTATATCGGTTGCATAATCCAGTAAACTCTAAAACACCaacattttccggaaaatccAACTAGTCAAATTGTTGCCTGAGCTGCATCTCTGTTTCACTCTTCCAGGTTGCATGAGATGACTGACCCTTCATTCTCTTACTTTTCTCTTTGTCTTTGATAGTTGACCCCTTCTTCTTGGAGTCTTTATCGGCATCTGCAAGAGGACGATCTCCACACACCGGACAGACCATTCCTCTAGCACTGGAGTACGTCTTTGGTATTCCGCATTGTAGGCACATCCTATATAACAACGATAGGCTAAGATGAAATGCCGACAAAATTTATATAGAAAGAACTCTTTACCAGTGCATCTAATGTTAGACTCAAGCCTAAATAAACTACTGCTCAATGCGGGGTACAAGAAAGAAAACAACAGTAAAAGACCAGTCTGGATTTATGCTGAAAACAATTACAATGTACCTCAAGAGCTCTGCAGCATCTTCTGCATTTGGATTTGTTGCAGATGTGACCCTCTTTGCTCCATCCTGTTTGGTGCTTGGAACTCCTGAAGCAGGAGGCTTGCTACCCTCGATATCACTTCTTACTCGCTCATGGATTCCAACAAGCTGAGCTTTTGCTTCTACCACAGCACCTTTAAACAATGGCAACGGAAATGATAATTAGGTTAGAGATAGGTTGATTAACCCTTAATACCAATAAACATAACGACGGCAACAGaatcttaatttaatattttgaagacCAATGAACAACCAGATGCAAAGTGCCTTCAACACTATAGCCTAGAGAAGAGTATGGTTTAAACTTCAAATTGCTTAAAGAAGTATCACTTAAAGTTACAAGAACGAAAAGTAATATCTACAGTAGAGGCTAACGAACAGAATTGAGCATTGGAAAACCCAACAAATTAATCCATCGACCTTGTTCCACGCCAGAACTGTCAAAATGTAGCATCAACTTTAATCGaacatttcaattaatcaaaatcCTGAAGCTAACCACAGGCACCAAAGGAGAAAGATCTAATAGGAAACTTTGCTCTTCTACTCTCAAGGTTCTAACTTGTTACAAACAGcctttttcaccatttttaattaaaatacatatcaTAATCAATTAAAGTTCAAAAAACCCTCAGTTGacaaaataaacacaataaTTGTAAACCATTTGAGCCCATATCTTAAGTAGAGATTTGCAAATAAACTTTGAAAAGGGGAATAGATTGAAAAATACCAGAAGGCCTATCCTTCTTATCTTTGAAATCCTTCCGGTCACTGCGCCTTCCTTGCTGTTGGGCAGCATCACCTGCTGAAATCGGTTCCTCAACCGCATGGTTTAAAAACTCTGGTGGCCCTGAAACCTCCAGAAACCAACAAGAGAACAAGTACactaacaaaattagaaaaaccCTAATTCCATCACCATCAATTTGACCACTTCAGTAACAtagaaaaggggaaaaaagaagaagagcaTTTTAAACCTAATTTCAGTTGGTGAGAAAGAAATACTACAACAAAaaaagcttttaattttatttcacaaaaatctcgatcttactttttcttcaaaattcagAATTTTCCTACACATTACTAGCAAAGGTTTTATTTGCCAAGAGATTACGGGCccaaaaaataagttttatacctGCGAAAAAGCGTCGAATGCAGAAGGAAGATCGGATTTACGGGAGGAATCGGGGAAATCAAAGACGGAGGAGTCATATCGCTTGGGAGCGGCGGAATGGTTTTTAATACCACCGCCGCCGCCGTAGTCGTCGTCGTCGGAAGAGTCGTCATAATGAATATGGTCGGGCTCAGCCGTTTCTTCATCTTCGGCTGAAGAATAGCCTTGAAGGAGAGAGAGGCTCATTGCCCTCTTTCTAGTTCAATAGTATAAGGATTTCTTTTGCACCGGCAATGCTTTTtgccttttatatttattaccCTTTTTCTCCCAAATCATATTCAAAATTGCTGCtttaaaaatgggtaaattacaaatttaatcacttatatatggtttaaattatattttgaataccaaattttaaaaatttacaatatgatcactaatgttttaaaagttacaatatGATTactaatattacattttaacaACATAACAACAAGCTGATGTGAGATGTTATATCAGCATTTTAGATAAAAAAGTTTAGGTTAAATTGCACAATTATTTcttatacattttctttttcttttgaggaACTTGATTCTactagttttgatttttttataatttttataaatttttgcttaattattattaaattaaattaaaaataaataatttaatcgaTTCAATCACCAAATTCTTATAACATTGTATAAAAAACTGCATCCAAGAACTTTAAACTCGTGGCCCATTTCTTTCGCCACTTAATCTAATTGGGTTCCTTTACAACACATTTGGCAAAGTATATCCTTGACCCTTAACCCTTAGGTTCACTTGAGATCTTTTTCGTGGGAAGGTAGTGAGTACAACTCATAATGGGTCGGGTCATTCGTCAAAGTTTAAAGGTTCACTTGAAATGTGGGAGAgtttgaacaaaaatttaagttcgaaaaatgggtttaaacaaaaaataaaacctattttttaaacGAGCTGAGCCTCATGTAGAATTTTTTGGCTTGAGCCTAACCCGACCCAGCCCAAATGAATTGTTTTGCTACCAATGTGCTGCTGTTTTACTACCACtcattatattactattattttattattattattatttgaatattgtatgagttttgttatataataaattaagttacaactatcttagtgttatttaagtattttcaatttgttcaaaaatacttattttaatgtttttagtatatttgatttattatattttaaaatttatttttatataaaagataatctaaaattattaatacaagCAAATTGAGTCAGGTTcagatttatcatttttaatctaGACCAAGCTTAGGTAAAAATTTAGACCCATTTTTAAATCGTAGATAatggacttaaaattttaagtcgACCTGAACCCAATCCAAGTCATAATCAAGTATATTAGCGAGTGATTGATAGAGATGGCAAACATGTTCCATTAAGACGTGAAAAAAATGACAAGAATGTGCCAAAAATCCACAACACAAAATTATTAGCATATcaaactttataatataaaagaaatatacaaATACACCAGTTGTCAAGATGTAGTGACGAAAAACCCTAGAGCCGGGCCAGACCATACCAGGCATTGATGAAGATGATACATTCGTACATACACTcattcatgcatacatatgTGCAAGCATACATACATGCATGTGTGTCTATATATACGTACATGATGGTCAATTAGAAGCATCAATGCTTCTATATCTTATAATCTCAACGCCAAGGTAGTCAAGAGAACCGTGAACAGCAACATGAGGCTTACCAACTTTCACTCTAACAGCCGATATTTGAGAGTGATTTGTAAAGATTTTTGATGCAACAATTTGAGCCACTGATTCCAAAAGATCACGAGATTGCCCTTCCACAACTTCCTTCACTATACTATTATGTAAGTAGccaaaaatcaaattatcaaatcaaaacatAAGCTAAAAGATTCATGCAATGTTTTTAAACATCTTCGATTACTCACCGGTAAATATCAGTGTAGCTAATGGTATCAGATAAAAGGTCGGATTTACCGGCATTCCGAAGATCCATCCAGGCATCTACATCAACCAAGAACTTCTGACCCAGTTTTTTTTCTTCAGACTTTACCCCATGGAAACCATGAAATTTCAAGCCCCTCAATATGAGTTTATCTCCTGTTGGTATCCCATTTCCAGTTGTCTCTGTTACATATCATTTTCTATTAGCTATTATGCTTCAGGGGCTAAAAAGATAACAAGcaacaaaaacatcaaaaagaaataatcataTTGGTTCATAAATTAGTCACCCATTGGGGCATtgaatttcattgtttttgCCCCAAATGCGCTTAAAGAAAATTGTTTGAGCTTTTTATATTGTTGAAGTATTGTCTAACAAATATATGGATATAAGTATAGAGATATGACCGTCTAAAAAGGTCCAAACACAtagaaaaacttttaaaagtcgAATATATAGGCATGATCCACACAAGGAAATAGAACTACGCTATTATAAACCAGCAAAAGTACTCCTATACTAGGAGTTGATCATGCATCATCGTGTACCATGTAGAAGATTCTTTGACGAAGAGAGGAAGAGCCAATAAATGTCTTCTATAGAAGATTTTTCGGTGTGGTGAAAGTTACGTGAATGACACATAACGTGAAGGAGATAGTCTTGACAAAGAGTGTTCTAAACACGAGTTGTTCCAAACATGAGTTATTCTACTAAACAACAGGGGTTTgaacataaacaaaattgaataccAGTTGTTCTTTAACACACAATGTACGAAACACGAGCAGATTTGAACAAAACTTTTCTAGTGAAATAACTTTCAGTAAAATGACATGGTTACTTGTTTTGGGTTGtttttgctattattttcaGAAGTGCAATTTCATGTAAAACAACCAACAAAATAAACCTCAATATGTAAACACAGACATACTCATCATCAATAGAAATTTGTATCAAGGTTATAATATACCAAAGGTCTCTGTACTCtttgtaaatttagaatttaatccttctacttttcagatttcaaaattcaagttcaaccATTAACCAAACAAAATAACAGTGTTATCAAttggacctaaattttgaaatctgaaaagaaagtataaggactaattttcGAATCTATGAAAAGTACAGAACCTATACCATATTTTAACCTTGTATCAATGTACCCAAAAGATTAATATACcatattaaacaaaatttctCAGAATCTGAGTAAAAAGACTAAACCCCATCTGTTTACTACTACATAATAAAGCTAAATTTCTAAAGACCCAATACTGATTTACAAGCAAACACTCCGTACGTAGTATAAAACGAAAAAAAGCAACAGTAGATCAgagataaagaaataaataaaaagctcttACCGCAACTGGGTGCAGCCATTGCAGTGCGGCTGTTTCCCAAACGTGAAATTGCAGAGAAATGGGAGATTGAAAATAATGGAGAAGTTGATAGGAAAATATATGATCAGGTTACAAGAAAATGGGCCAATTCTCCATTTCAGtttgtttagatttttatgGCCCAAATATATAGTCCAATAAAAAATCAGCCCAAATTaacaattaactaaaataaataataattaatcgTTGTTGTTTTATAAGGTTAATCCATTTTAtcagtaatatttttatttgttgactaataaatgaattaattaaatttatgctTTGGAAATAACTTCAAGATAAAGATATTGGATGCTACGACACATTCTTAGAGAAGCTAATCA
The sequence above is a segment of the Gossypium raimondii isolate GPD5lz chromosome 4, ASM2569854v1, whole genome shotgun sequence genome. Coding sequences within it:
- the LOC105779681 gene encoding uncharacterized protein LOC105779681, which codes for MSLSLLQGYSSAEDEETAEPDHIHYDDSSDDDDYGGGGGIKNHSAAPKRYDSSVFDFPDSSRKSDLPSAFDAFSQVSGPPEFLNHAVEEPISAGDAAQQQGRRSDRKDFKDKKDRPSGAVVEAKAQLVGIHERVRSDIEGSKPPASGVPSTKQDGAKRVTSATNPNAEDAAELLRMCLQCGIPKTYSSARGMVCPVCGDRPLADADKDSKKKGSTIKDKEKSKRMKGQSSHATWKSETEMQLRQQFD
- the LOC105779682 gene encoding dihydroneopterin aldolase 2; the protein is MAAPSCETTGNGIPTGDKLILRGLKFHGFHGVKSEEKKLGQKFLVDVDAWMDLRNAGKSDLLSDTISYTDIYRIVKEVVEGQSRDLLESVAQIVASKIFTNHSQISAVRVKVGKPHVAVHGSLDYLGVEIIRYRSIDASN